One window from the genome of Bacilli bacterium encodes:
- the hisS gene encoding histidine--tRNA ligase → MNQINPPKGTHDIYDLEGVANQYIETIFSSLCGFYGFSYAQTPIFEHTELFERGVGDSSDIVRKEMYTFKDKGDRFITLRPEGTAGIMRAIVSNKLYANTDLPLKYFYSGEVFRYERPQQGRFREFHQLGVEEVGVNSIYSDIEVILLGYSILQTLGLKDVKLKINSLGDKLSRDNYRMALKEFFADKIDDMCEDCHDRYNTNPLRILDCKVEHDQEIVRHAPIMRDYLTKQAEADFVETLEVLNAFGIPYEVDNNLVRGLDYYSGVVFEFHYTSMTGQNYGAIGAGGHYDHLVEEIGGPALEGVGFAFGLERLYAVMRDDNLLEGIDEGIDFYIMSVGTKSFTDAFSLLTSLRASGFRCESSFDGKGFKQLFKRANRKKAKFAIIIGDDEVAKEVVTIKNMLTEEQFSVPYGQVVDKADELIDGLEEHHHHHQ, encoded by the coding sequence ATGAATCAAATCAATCCCCCAAAGGGAACTCATGATATCTATGATCTTGAGGGTGTCGCCAATCAATATATTGAAACTATTTTTTCCTCACTATGTGGATTTTATGGTTTTTCCTATGCGCAAACGCCGATTTTTGAACACACTGAACTTTTCGAACGTGGAGTCGGCGATAGTTCCGACATCGTGCGCAAGGAAATGTATACCTTCAAGGATAAGGGTGACCGGTTTATTACTCTTCGCCCCGAGGGTACGGCGGGGATTATGCGCGCCATCGTCAGCAATAAGCTTTATGCCAACACAGATTTACCTTTGAAATACTTTTACTCGGGTGAGGTTTTCCGCTATGAACGTCCTCAGCAGGGCCGTTTTCGGGAATTTCATCAGCTGGGGGTAGAAGAAGTAGGGGTCAATTCAATTTATAGTGATATCGAAGTTATTTTACTTGGCTACTCCATCCTTCAAACTTTGGGCTTAAAAGATGTGAAACTCAAAATTAATTCGTTAGGTGATAAGTTGTCACGCGATAACTATCGAATGGCCCTGAAGGAATTTTTTGCCGACAAAATCGATGATATGTGCGAGGATTGTCACGATCGATACAATACCAATCCGCTCCGGATTTTGGACTGCAAGGTGGAGCATGATCAGGAGATTGTTCGCCATGCCCCCATTATGCGCGACTATCTTACCAAACAGGCTGAAGCTGATTTTGTCGAGACTTTGGAAGTCCTCAATGCCTTTGGCATTCCTTATGAGGTTGACAACAACCTTGTGCGCGGACTCGATTATTATTCCGGAGTCGTCTTTGAGTTTCATTATACCTCGATGACCGGTCAGAATTACGGAGCAATCGGGGCGGGCGGTCACTATGACCATCTGGTGGAAGAAATCGGCGGTCCTGCATTGGAAGGCGTTGGTTTTGCGTTTGGGCTTGAGCGCCTCTATGCCGTTATGCGCGACGACAACCTGCTTGAAGGGATAGATGAGGGAATTGATTTCTATATCATGAGTGTCGGCACCAAGAGTTTTACCGATGCATTTAGTCTTTTAACATCTTTACGCGCTTCCGGCTTTAGGTGTGAGTCAAGTTTTGATGGGAAAGGATTTAAACAATTGTTTAAACGGGCCAATCGCAAAAAGGCGAAATTTGCTATTATCATCGGCGACGATGAAGTGGCCAAAGAAGTTGTAACGATAAAGAATATGCTGACGGAAGAGCAATTTAGTGTTCCTTATGGCCAAGTTGTCGATAAAGCGGATGAATTAATTGACGGACTTGAAGAACATCACCACCATCACCAATAA